A genomic region of Runella rosea contains the following coding sequences:
- the thiL gene encoding thiamine-phosphate kinase, whose translation MIRTELATLGEFGLIERINQQFTPVLPQTIKGIGDDAAVIDTATDEYLLVSTDMLVEGVHFDLSYVPLKHLGYKAIAVNVSDIAAMNGIPRQVTVSIGLSNRFFVEAIDELYAGIQAACEAYKVDLVGGDTTSSRSGLLISVTAVGVVDKTKISYRNGAQPNDIICITGDLGAAYMGLQLLEREKREFLENPEMQPQLEDKSYLVGRQLKPEARTDIVYELLEAGVVPTSMIDISDGLASEILHLCNQSGTGAQVFEENVPIADDTFLTADEFKISPLTIALNGGEDYELLFTIKQSDYEKIKNSPHISFAGFMTNDPKNVELVTKGGSRFPIKAQGWQHLTNHPS comes from the coding sequence ATGATTAGAACTGAACTTGCAACGCTGGGTGAATTTGGACTGATTGAGCGTATAAATCAGCAATTTACGCCCGTGCTTCCCCAAACCATAAAAGGCATCGGCGACGACGCCGCCGTCATTGATACCGCTACTGATGAGTATTTGTTGGTCTCGACCGATATGCTCGTAGAAGGCGTCCACTTTGACCTTAGTTATGTACCACTCAAGCACTTGGGCTACAAGGCCATTGCCGTCAATGTCTCCGACATCGCGGCCATGAACGGTATTCCTCGTCAAGTGACGGTGAGCATTGGTCTGAGCAATCGCTTTTTTGTCGAAGCCATCGACGAATTATACGCGGGTATTCAGGCCGCTTGCGAAGCCTACAAAGTAGATTTGGTTGGCGGCGACACTACGTCTTCGCGCTCAGGTCTGTTGATTTCCGTGACGGCCGTGGGAGTCGTAGATAAAACCAAAATCTCGTACCGAAACGGTGCCCAGCCCAACGACATCATTTGTATAACGGGCGATTTAGGCGCGGCCTACATGGGGCTTCAACTGCTGGAACGAGAAAAACGGGAGTTTTTGGAAAACCCTGAGATGCAGCCGCAGTTGGAAGATAAATCATATCTGGTAGGTCGTCAACTCAAGCCCGAAGCACGGACGGATATTGTTTATGAACTTCTCGAAGCGGGTGTGGTACCTACGTCGATGATTGACATTTCGGATGGATTGGCCTCTGAGATTCTGCATCTCTGTAACCAATCGGGAACGGGGGCACAGGTTTTTGAAGAAAATGTACCCATCGCCGACGATACATTCCTGACCGCCGATGAGTTTAAAATCAGCCCATTGACCATTGCCCTCAACGGTGGCGAAGATTACGAATTGCTGTTTACCATTAAACAATCAGATTACGAGAAAATCAAGAATTCGCCCCATATCAGCTTTGCCGGATTTATGACCAACGACCCGAAAAACGTGGAACTGGTAACCAAAGGTGGCAGTCGTTTTCCGATCAAAGCCCAAGGCTGGCAACACCTGACCAATCACCCATCCTAA
- a CDS encoding transposase: protein MKTIKLLAIFLSLAVLTWNCASKDAEEEAKEEPKNGLEALQKLGEEAERMSKEGPKETVDPKLLKELLPADADGLKRKEASSEKSAAMGFGVSTAKASYRDDNGQDIDVNITDVAGMGVALMGMAAWSMASIDKETETGYEKTTEYKGHKAFEKYNTQSKNGEISVIVANRYIVQVEGRDVAMDKIKSVLDDIDLDKLADIK, encoded by the coding sequence ATGAAAACGATTAAACTCCTTGCGATTTTCCTGTCTTTGGCGGTTCTGACTTGGAATTGTGCCAGTAAAGATGCCGAAGAAGAGGCGAAAGAAGAACCTAAAAATGGTCTAGAAGCCCTTCAAAAACTGGGTGAAGAAGCCGAAAGAATGTCGAAAGAAGGCCCAAAAGAGACAGTTGATCCTAAATTGTTGAAGGAGCTACTACCAGCAGATGCCGATGGCCTCAAACGCAAGGAGGCATCGAGCGAAAAAAGCGCCGCGATGGGTTTTGGGGTTTCGACCGCCAAAGCTTCTTATCGCGATGACAACGGACAGGATATTGACGTAAATATCACCGACGTGGCGGGCATGGGCGTGGCGCTGATGGGCATGGCAGCGTGGTCGATGGCTTCGATTGACAAAGAAACCGAAACGGGCTACGAAAAAACCACTGAATATAAAGGCCACAAAGCGTTTGAGAAATATAACACACAATCCAAAAACGGTGAAATATCGGTCATTGTCGCCAATCGGTACATTGTTCAGGTAGAAGGCCGCGATGTTGCTATGGACAAAATCAAGTCTGTTTTGGATGACATTGACTTGGATAAACTGGCGGACATTAAGTAA
- the lgt gene encoding prolipoprotein diacylglyceryl transferase, translating into MFGYIIWDVNPEIFSIGSFSIRWYGLLFASGFLVGQRIMTHVFRKEGIKETLLDSLLLTMVIATVLGARFGHFLFYEPEVLLKNPLQVITPPFAGLASHGAAIGILLGLFIYARNKKMSFLWVCDRIVIVVALAGCFIRLGNLMNSEIVGKVTDVPWAFVFTRNYEFTQYPRHPAQLYEAIACLVLCFILFRLWSQRKSQTPQGMLVGIFLIWVFGLRFVIEFFKENQVAFENELAYNMGQILSIPVVLLGVIFLIYAFRNKDKKQVTFTDSAAEEANRAESQVAKS; encoded by the coding sequence ATGTTTGGCTATATTATCTGGGATGTAAATCCTGAAATTTTCAGTATCGGTAGTTTTTCCATTCGGTGGTATGGTCTGTTGTTTGCCTCTGGTTTTTTGGTAGGTCAACGCATCATGACGCATGTTTTTCGTAAGGAAGGAATCAAAGAAACGTTGTTGGATTCGCTTTTGCTCACCATGGTTATTGCTACCGTATTGGGCGCGCGTTTCGGGCATTTTTTGTTTTATGAACCCGAAGTATTACTTAAAAATCCACTGCAAGTCATTACTCCTCCTTTTGCTGGTTTGGCCAGCCACGGAGCGGCTATCGGTATTTTGTTGGGGTTGTTTATTTACGCCCGCAACAAGAAAATGAGTTTTCTGTGGGTTTGTGACCGCATCGTGATTGTGGTGGCCCTTGCGGGTTGTTTTATTCGCCTCGGCAACCTGATGAATTCGGAGATTGTAGGAAAAGTAACGGACGTTCCGTGGGCGTTTGTGTTTACCCGCAACTATGAATTTACCCAGTATCCTCGTCATCCGGCGCAGTTGTATGAAGCTATTGCTTGCTTGGTGCTTTGTTTTATATTATTTCGCTTGTGGAGCCAACGCAAATCGCAGACGCCTCAGGGAATGTTGGTCGGAATCTTCTTGATTTGGGTGTTTGGGCTGCGTTTCGTGATTGAATTCTTCAAAGAAAATCAAGTGGCTTTTGAAAACGAACTTGCCTACAACATGGGACAGATTTTGAGTATTCCAGTCGTGTTGTTAGGCGTTATATTTTTAATCTACGCGTTTAGAAACAAAGATAAAAAGCAGGTGACTTTTACCGACAGCGCCGCCGAAGAGGCAAACCGCGCAGAGTCGCAGGTGGCCAAATCATAA
- a CDS encoding TolC family protein, whose product MLQVSKIRFAVIGMLFFALNASAQKTLTLRECVELLTKNNLTYRESQLQAQSAGAQLQQTRSQQLPQIGFSAGQNLNFGRSIDRFTNAYIDQLYNTNGIGLGFQVPLFQGFQIQHQVQQGIALRDAALKNQEAILNQQIIRVLQAYVQVLATKALYDAAQQQVASSQQQVDRVEKQVAAGTVGQNTLYEIKAQLANDKFDEVTARNNEQLAKLTLFQLMNIQPEKDVVLEPIADAATALSVTPAADAIYEEALKLFPEVKSSELRLSSFASQIRAVKANSLPSLNLSGNFAAFYASSNSERSYFKQLDATRNGSLSLGLNIPIMGRWQVRPRVDVVKAQQELARNQVDGVKQLLRQSIELAVQQLDATTDRYAAAQSQVESLQANFSAAESRLNAGTINVFEYTLAKANLARAQANAIRSRYEYALQRQIIEFYRKGKWEF is encoded by the coding sequence ATGTTACAGGTATCTAAAATACGGTTTGCAGTCATTGGGATGCTGTTTTTTGCCTTGAATGCAAGTGCCCAAAAGACGTTGACCTTGCGGGAGTGCGTTGAATTATTGACAAAAAACAACCTCACTTACCGTGAAAGCCAGTTGCAGGCACAAAGTGCAGGGGCTCAATTGCAACAAACGAGGTCGCAGCAATTGCCGCAAATCGGATTCAGCGCTGGACAAAACCTAAACTTCGGTCGCAGTATCGACCGTTTTACCAATGCTTACATCGACCAGTTGTACAATACCAACGGGATTGGTTTAGGCTTTCAGGTTCCGTTGTTTCAAGGATTTCAAATTCAGCATCAAGTGCAGCAAGGTATTGCGCTACGCGATGCGGCCTTGAAAAATCAAGAGGCCATCCTTAACCAGCAAATCATTCGAGTGCTTCAGGCATACGTACAGGTGCTGGCCACCAAAGCTCTATACGATGCCGCGCAGCAGCAGGTGGCATCGTCGCAGCAGCAGGTAGATCGGGTAGAAAAGCAGGTAGCGGCAGGAACTGTGGGTCAAAATACATTGTACGAAATAAAGGCGCAGTTGGCCAATGATAAATTTGACGAAGTTACCGCGCGCAACAACGAGCAGTTGGCGAAATTGACGTTGTTTCAGTTGATGAACATTCAACCCGAAAAAGACGTAGTGCTGGAGCCCATCGCCGACGCGGCCACGGCCCTGAGTGTGACTCCCGCCGCCGATGCTATCTATGAGGAAGCGTTGAAGCTGTTTCCAGAAGTGAAAAGCAGCGAGCTACGTTTGAGCAGCTTTGCGAGTCAGATTAGGGCGGTAAAAGCAAACAGCCTACCTTCGTTGAATCTTTCGGGAAATTTTGCCGCTTTTTACGCGTCTTCCAACTCAGAGCGCAGTTACTTCAAACAGTTGGATGCCACCCGCAACGGCTCACTAAGTTTAGGCCTGAATATTCCCATCATGGGGCGCTGGCAGGTTCGTCCGCGCGTAGATGTGGTCAAGGCGCAGCAAGAGCTGGCCCGCAATCAGGTAGATGGGGTGAAACAACTTTTGCGTCAGTCTATCGAACTGGCGGTGCAGCAGCTAGATGCCACCACCGACCGCTACGCCGCCGCGCAGAGTCAGGTGGAATCTTTACAGGCCAACTTTTCGGCGGCCGAAAGCCGCCTGAATGCGGGCACCATCAATGTGTTTGAATATACCCTTGCCAAAGCAAATCTGGCCCGGGCGCAGGCAAATGCCATTCGCTCACGATACGAATACGCCCTTCAGCGTCAGATAATTGAATTTTATCGGAAAGGTAAATGGGAGTTTTAG
- the msrA gene encoding peptide-methionine (S)-S-oxide reductase MsrA, whose product MKTIIKKLIFGTLTLSSLSSCGQSAKKIEQMEEKSKTLTGLATATFGTGCFWCTEAVYQEMEGVESVVSGYSGGFVENPTYEQVCGKATGHAECVEIKYDPKKVTYAELLEVFFRVHDPTTKDRQGNDVGPQYRSVIFYHDAEQKALAEKAIKELNASGAFSKPIVTEVSKAEKFYVAEAYHQNFFANNPNQGYCAFVVAPKVDKFKKVFKEKLKAH is encoded by the coding sequence ATGAAGACAATCATCAAAAAACTCATTTTCGGCACGTTGACGTTGTCATCACTTAGCTCGTGCGGACAGTCAGCCAAAAAGATTGAACAAATGGAAGAAAAATCAAAAACCCTCACGGGGCTGGCCACAGCCACGTTTGGTACGGGGTGTTTCTGGTGTACCGAAGCGGTGTATCAGGAAATGGAAGGCGTTGAATCGGTAGTATCGGGGTATTCGGGCGGATTTGTGGAAAACCCGACCTACGAACAAGTCTGTGGCAAAGCTACGGGCCATGCCGAGTGCGTAGAAATCAAATACGACCCCAAAAAAGTGACCTATGCCGAACTGTTGGAGGTGTTTTTCCGGGTGCATGACCCAACCACCAAAGACCGTCAGGGCAACGACGTAGGGCCGCAGTATCGTTCGGTGATTTTCTACCACGACGCGGAGCAAAAAGCTTTGGCCGAAAAAGCCATCAAAGAGCTCAATGCCTCAGGTGCTTTTAGCAAGCCGATTGTGACGGAAGTATCCAAAGCCGAGAAGTTTTACGTGGCCGAAGCCTATCACCAAAACTTTTTTGCCAACAACCCCAACCAAGGCTACTGCGCATTTGTCGTAGCGCCCAAAGTGGATAAGTTTAAGAAAGTGTTTAAGGAGAAGTTAAAAGCGCATTAA
- a CDS encoding ABC transporter ATP-binding protein encodes MIQLKGISKHYPAGFGKTYVLRNINLGINEGEFVSIMGPSGSGKSTLLHILGLLEEPSEGEYLFLDEKVDKLTEKKRTELHRHRIGFVFQAYHLIDELTVYENIETPLLYKGTSSSERKSRVAELLDRFNMVAKKDLFPSQLSGGQQQLVGIARAIVHEPKIIFADEPTGNLHSEQAKEIMELFRELNQKDKVSIVQVTHSEANAEYGNRVIRLKDGWVSE; translated from the coding sequence ATGATTCAGTTAAAAGGCATTTCAAAGCATTATCCGGCAGGTTTTGGAAAAACGTACGTATTGCGTAATATCAATTTGGGAATAAATGAGGGGGAATTTGTCTCCATTATGGGGCCGTCTGGCTCGGGAAAATCCACTTTACTCCATATTTTGGGTTTGTTGGAAGAGCCTTCGGAAGGCGAATACCTGTTTTTGGACGAAAAAGTAGATAAACTCACCGAAAAGAAGCGCACCGAATTGCACCGCCACCGCATTGGGTTTGTGTTTCAGGCTTACCATTTGATTGACGAACTAACGGTGTACGAAAACATCGAAACGCCGCTGTTGTACAAAGGAACCTCGTCGTCGGAGCGCAAGAGTCGGGTGGCCGAATTGTTGGATCGTTTTAACATGGTTGCCAAAAAAGACTTGTTTCCCAGCCAGTTGTCGGGCGGGCAGCAGCAATTGGTAGGCATCGCGCGGGCCATCGTGCATGAGCCCAAAATCATTTTCGCCGATGAACCAACGGGAAATCTACACTCCGAGCAAGCCAAAGAAATCATGGAATTGTTTAGAGAACTCAATCAAAAGGACAAAGTTTCCATCGTTCAGGTGACGCACTCAGAGGCCAACGCCGAATACGGAAACCGGGTTATTCGCCTCAAGGACGGTTGGGTTTCAGAATAG